CCGGTGGGAAATCCCCACAACATTGCCATCAGCCCCGATGGGCGGACCGCGTACGTGGCCGCGCAGCAGCCGGGCTCCAGCGCGCTTGCGATCCTCGACCTGACAACCTACCAGCAGGTGGGGACCGTGCCGCTGGCGGCGACCCCGCGCGCGTTGAACTTCAGCCCGGACGGCAAGGCGCTGTATTTTACCCTCGCCGGTTCCGCCGCCGTCCAGGTGCTCGACCCGACGCGTAACCAGATCGTCGACCAGATCCAGGTCGGCGAGTCGCCCCACCATCCGTTCGTCACCGCGACGGGAGAGTACGGTCTGGTCGTCGTCCAGGGACCCGGCCAGTTGGCGGTGATCAATCCTGCGAGCCGGAAGGTCATCGGGACCGTCGCTGTGGGCAAGTTCCCGCATTGGGTCGGGACGACGTCTGACGGGGACACCGCGTATGTGACCAACGAAGGGGCGAATACCGTCTCTGTCGTGGACATCGAAAAGCAGAAAGTGCTCGCCACGATCCCGGTCGGGAGCGCGCCTCGGAAGATCGTCGTCCAGTCGGGAACGGCCACCAAGGCCGACCGCACGCAGATCCAAGCGTCGCTCGCGCCGATGGCGACGGCGGCGCCCGCGCAGGCTTCCCCCACTCCGGCGGGCGGGGCCGGGGCCGTGAAGATCGCGAACTTCGCCTTTGCGCCCGCTGCGATCATGG
This portion of the bacterium genome encodes:
- a CDS encoding plastocyanin/azurin family copper-binding protein — its product is MQHAGSSPDTSRSHGRGGQRSGRLVSLALVACLAMTAWAGAAPSPTLAAMGHAPKAYIGLFNDNAVAVLDTGTNRVLSTIPIPAGPHGLVISPDGRRVYASSDGSSTVSVISAVTDRVVSSIEVGKSPHGLAISRDGRQVLVAVFGASQVVAIDTVRNQVVARIPVGNPHNIAISPDGRTAYVAAQQPGSSALAILDLTTYQQVGTVPLAATPRALNFSPDGKALYFTLAGSAAVQVLDPTRNQIVDQIQVGESPHHPFVTATGEYGLVVVQGPGQLAVINPASRKVIGTVAVGKFPHWVGTTSDGDTAYVTNEGANTVSVVDIEKQKVLATIPVGSAPRKIVVQSGTATKADRTQIQASLAPMATAAPAQASPTPAGGAGAVKIANFAFAPAAIMVAPGTSVVWTNGDVIPHTSTGTDKQWDSKPIQPGSSFKVTFDKAGTYTYGCTIHPFMQATVVVRN